The sequence ACAAATAGGAGGCCGCTATTGTAATTTGGGCCTTAACCTATTTATTCTCTCTCTTTtaattgatattttaatctttttgaaGCCTACAATGTATTTTGGGCGATAATCAAGGAGAATATCAGTGTCATATACTCACTGTGGTAAATGTATTTCTAAAGTAGTTCcaattctttcttcaaaaaaggCCACTAGACGATGTGCTTTCTTGCACAAGCATTTTGCTGGGCTATCTTCAATAGTGATAATTCTAACTAACTCAAAACCAGATGGCAAGTTCTTCCCTATGGTCGACTTCTCTCAGACGCAATAGTAGCTATGTTATTGATGGCTTTTGACGCCAGACCGGGTAAAGCGCATGGAATGAACTCTAAACTGttaaaataacaaaaacgacATATGAAGATGTCGATGAGGCTGGATAGTTTAGAGATGAGGTGCAGAGAACAACATTGTATAACAAATTCGGCTCCCAAATATCGCATGTACCATGTCATTTCGTAAAAGAGGTGAAATACTGAACGATAGAGGTAGCGGGCTAAGAGGTCCACTGTTAAGAGGTCCTCCACGAACTTCCTCAACGCCATTGAGGACAGGCAACAGAAGAGCCCCTGGAAATGTGCCCTTGTCTGACACTACAGCGAGATTAAAGAAGTTGAATATTGCGGACGAATCCAAGACAAAAATGGGGCTGGATAGCTCCCATGTGGGCGTTAGACCTTCTCCTGCAACCTCTCAGCCGACGACATCAACTGGGAGTGCTGACCTGGACAGTATACTAGGCCATATGGGGCTGCCGCTGGGAAACTCTGTACTAGTAGAGGAGCAGAGCACGACAGAATTTCACTCTATTCTCGGTAAACTGTTTGCCGCACAGGGTATCGTTCATAATAGAATTTCAGATAGCAGTGCTGATAAAACTAGAAACGGCGACACTCATGTCATTGTCTTGTCATTGAACCAAATGTTTGCAAAGGAGCTACCTGGTATCTACAAGGGATCACGTaaacaaatgaagaaaaacctAATctctgaagaagaatcaaAAGTTACtgttcaaaatttgaacGAGACCCAGAGATCGACGCCTTCCAGGTACAAAGACCTGAAAATTGCATGGAAATATAAACTGGCAGATGAAAAGAGATTGGGTTCTCCGGATCGAGATGACATCCAACAAAATTCTGAGTACAAGGACTACAATCATCAGTTTGATATTACAACGCGTCTGATGCCCGCTCCCATAGCATCTGAACTGACATTTATCGCCCCAACTCAACCTGTCTCCACTATTTTGAGCCAAATAGAACAGACTATTAAAAGGAATGACAAGAAACTGATAAGAATTGTTATTCCTTCCCTTCTACATCCGGCAATGTATCCGCCCAAAATGTTTGAATCATCTGAAATAATAGGTTTAATGCACGGTGTGAGGAGTCTTGTCAAGAAATACTATGAGCGGGTTGTACTGTTTGCTTCCATATCCATAGACATTATCACTCCCCCATTACTGGTATTGCTGAGAAACATGTTCGATTCTGTTATCAATCTAGAACCCTTTAACCAGGAGATGACTGAGTTCTTAGAACGTGTTTATAAATCGCAACCGGGGAAGATTCAACATGGGCTAGTCCACATATTGAAATTACCAGTTTTCACGGACCGTGGAGAGATGAGAGTTTTAAAGTCTGAATGGGCATTTAAGAATGGcagaaaaaagtttgaaaTAGAACAATGGGGCATACCCGTGGATGATGCTGAAGGTTCAGCTGCCTCGGAACAGTCACATTCACACTCGCACTCGGATGAAATCTCACATAATATACCTGCAAAGAAGACCAAGATATCTTTAGACTATTAAGAATATGGTTCAATTTATGGGAAATATACGGCATGCTTTTTAACAAGCGTGGTGaatgtattatttttttatctgtTATATCTTAAATACGactattatatatatatccaTCGTCTTTTTCCTGACTCTAAGCGGTGGCAGCTGGAAGGTAGAAAAAGGTATCGCCTAGATGtcaaaatatgaaaaagtgaaatgaatattaacaaaaaaggaGCGTGAGCTGCAGAAAGAATTTGACCAACAAAAGACAATTCCACTCCTTTGGATTTGAAATAGACAGATAGAAAAGGATATGAAAGTATTACAATTCAATCAAGATGCAACGTGCTGTGTGGTGGCCGCGTCATCGCATCAGATTTCGATTTTTAACTGCGACCCCTTTGGTAaatgttttgaaattgacACTAAGAATTCCAAGAAGAAGACTTCAAACAATAACGGTTCAGCTTCAAACTCAGAATCACGGAATAATGAGGAGAGCATATTAATAACTAATGGCTCCCGCGATCGTACTGatgcagaagaagaggaagataatgaagataatGCCCTCGTTACAGGAAATATACTGAAAGAAGGGGAGTTTGTCATTGAAATGTTGTTTTCAACTAGTCTTATTGCTATTGCAGATAGAGGACAAGGTCtaaacaaaggaaaaaagctGAAGATTGTCaatacaaagagaaaatgtACTATTTGTGAAATAGTTTTCCCACATGAAATTGTTGATGTGGTCAtgaatagaaaaagaatgtgCGTACTTCTTGAAAGTGACCAGATATTCATTTATGATATATCTTGTATGAAACCCTTAGAAACTATCGATCTTTGGGAAGATCATTATAAGAGGTCCCAAGCCAATTCGTTCTCAAATGCGTCAAATACTGGTACTTTGGAGGGAGATTCTGCAAATTTGAACAGGGTGGCTACCAATTTACTAGCAAATGCCACTCAAAAAAGTGTGAATGGATCTAATCCTAGTGTAAGAACCAGAAGAAACTCTCTAAGAAGTAAAATAAGGCCAAGAATGGTTTTAAGTAACGATGATAGAAGTATACTGTGTTTTACTGCGTATAGCTCGCCCAAGAAGAATAAGCCCAATTCAGAAGCACTATATGATGTAGTGATTTATGACACATTAAATGTGACGCCAGTTAATTACTTGAATTCCGTTCATAAGGGGAATGTTGCATGTTTAGCAGTAAGTCACGATGGTAAACTGCTTGCTACTGCCTCAGATAAGGGGACCATAATAAGGGTGTTTCATACGGGGGTAGATTCGGACTATATGTCTTCAAGGTCACTGTTTAAAGAATTTAGACGGGGTACCAGATTGTGCAATTTGTATCAGCTAGCTTTCGATAAGAGTATGACTATGATTGGATGTGTAGGTGATACGGACACTATTCATCTTTTCAAACTTGATGACGCCTCTAATAGCCTCCCTGGAGATAATTCTAGCAATGGCCACTGGAATGAAGAGGAATATATACTAgcatcaaattcaaatcCCAGTATGGGAACTCCAAAGGAAATACCTCTCTCGAAACCAAGAATTGCGAATTACTTctcgaaaaaaataaaatcttcAATACCAAACCAGAACCTGAGCCGTAACTTTGCTTATATAACAGTTAATGAATCGAACAGGAGTTGCTTAGGGTTTCCAGACGAATTTCCCAACCAAGTCTATATTGCCTCTGATGATGGAACCTTCAGTATATATAGTATTCCGTCAAAACCTGGTGAATGTGTGCTGactaaaaataataaatttaCATAATGCATATGTGCAGTTTTCATAATCTTAATAGATATTGTACGTATTCACGTGTGAATTGCTAAAGAGGGTAGAAATCTTCAAAACAagcaatttgaaaatatttacaTAGGCAATGGTACATTCTAGAAACACGAAAAGCCAACAAGATAACTAATTCTCACCAAAACCATCTCCTATACCAAGGCTTCATATGTGTTGATTCATTACTGCCCTTTCCCCTACTAGTATTGTGGGTTTTATCCTGTACAATTAACTCATTTAATTGGTGTTCCAGGATTTCTACCTCTTTCTTTAGCTGACTTTCTCTCTCCTCATGCTCTAGTTTCCACCAAGAGAAGTGAAGCAGTAAATAAACGGAAGATCCCATTAGAATGAACATCCAAAGAGGCCTAATAAATCTTTTTACAGGGATCTCATGTCCTGATTCTTCCTCTTGCGAgaattttttgagcatATCTAACTCCTTTTTGATATTTAATTTTGTAGTATGCTCATTAATCAAATCGCGTATCAGTTCAGTATCAACACCATCCAAAGAATCCAAATTAGCCAAGTCTTCTAGGCTcttgatttctttcttcGGTGACGTTGAAACAGCTCTTCGTTGTTGGTTGAGGAGGCGCCTGTGGTAATAGGCAACGGTTGTTATGGGAAACAATTTAGTTCTACTCAAAGTAATGAGAGCATTAGAGCGTCTTTTTAACATATTGTCTATTATATGCTTTGGTTCCCATTTCCTTTCTCAAAGTTTACAAATATAACAGAGTGCTTAGCGAATACTTTATTTT is a genomic window of Saccharomyces cerevisiae S288C chromosome XVI, complete sequence containing:
- the ATG21 gene encoding Atg21p (Phosphoinositide binding protein; required for vesicle formation in cytoplasm-to-vacuole targeting (CVT) pathway, autophagy, micronucleophagy and mitophagy; binds to several phosphoinositides including PtdIns(3,5)P2, PI3P and PI4P; involved in PI3P-dependent recruitment and organization of both Atg12-Atg5-Atg16 complex and Atg8p at pre-autophagosomal structure; necessary for oxidant-induced cell death; targeted to vacuole via AP-3 pathway; WD-40 repeat containing PROPPIN family member), with amino-acid sequence MKVLQFNQDATCCVVAASSHQISIFNCDPFGKCFEIDTKNSKKKTSNNNGSASNSESRNNEESILITNGSRDRTDAEEEEDNEDNALVTGNILKEGEFVIEMLFSTSLIAIADRGQGLNKGKKLKIVNTKRKCTICEIVFPHEIVDVVMNRKRMCVLLESDQIFIYDISCMKPLETIDLWEDHYKRSQANSFSNASNTGTLEGDSANLNRVATNLLANATQKSVNGSNPSVRTRRNSLRSKIRPRMVLSNDDRSILCFTAYSSPKKNKPNSEALYDVVIYDTLNVTPVNYLNSVHKGNVACLAVSHDGKLLATASDKGTIIRVFHTGVDSDYMSSRSLFKEFRRGTRLCNLYQLAFDKSMTMIGCVGDTDTIHLFKLDDASNSLPGDNSSNGHWNEEEYILASNSNPSMGTPKEIPLSKPRIANYFSKKIKSSIPNQNLSRNFAYITVNESNRSCLGFPDEFPNQVYIASDDGTFSIYSIPSKPGECVLTKNNKFT
- the INA17 gene encoding Ina17p (F1F0 ATPase synthase peripheral stalk assembly factor; subunit of the matrix-exposed inner mitochondrial membrane localized INA complex (Ina22p-Ina17p) involved in assembly of the F1F0 peripheral stalk; co-purifies with Ina22p and ATP synthase subunits; null mutant displays elevated frequency of mitochondrial genome loss and has a respiratory growth defect); the encoded protein is MLKRRSNALITLSRTKLFPITTVAYYHRRLLNQQRRAVSTSPKKEIKSLEDLANLDSLDGVDTELIRDLINEHTTKLNIKKELDMLKKFSQEEESGHEIPVKRFIRPLWMFILMGSSVYLLLHFSWWKLEHEERESQLKKEVEILEHQLNELIVQDKTHNTSRGKGSNESTHMKPWYRRWFW
- the ELP4 gene encoding Elongator subunit ELP4 (Subunit of hexameric RecA-like ATPase Elp456 Elongator subcomplex; which is required for modification of wobble nucleosides in tRNA; required for Elongator structural integrity; null mutation is functionally complemented by human ELP4), yielding MSFRKRGEILNDRGSGLRGPLLRGPPRTSSTPLRTGNRRAPGNVPLSDTTARLKKLNIADESKTKMGLDSSHVGVRPSPATSQPTTSTGSADLDSILGHMGLPLGNSVLVEEQSTTEFHSILGKLFAAQGIVHNRISDSSADKTRNGDTHVIVLSLNQMFAKELPGIYKGSRKQMKKNLISEEESKVTVQNLNETQRSTPSRYKDLKIAWKYKLADEKRLGSPDRDDIQQNSEYKDYNHQFDITTRLMPAPIASELTFIAPTQPVSTILSQIEQTIKRNDKKLIRIVIPSLLHPAMYPPKMFESSEIIGLMHGVRSLVKKYYERVVLFASISIDIITPPLLVLLRNMFDSVINLEPFNQEMTEFLERVYKSQPGKIQHGLVHILKLPVFTDRGEMRVLKSEWAFKNGRKKFEIEQWGIPVDDAEGSAASEQSHSHSHSDEISHNIPAKKTKISLDY